One Clarias gariepinus isolate MV-2021 ecotype Netherlands chromosome 5, CGAR_prim_01v2, whole genome shotgun sequence genomic region harbors:
- the osbpl6 gene encoding oxysterol-binding protein-related protein 6 isoform X1: MSHHHSRGHQGRAASMEERCATPVHKSSTPTHKSASSSSSSQRDSRQEADSWEIIEGLKIGQTNVQRPDKHEGFMLKKRKWPLKGWHKRFFVLDNGILKYSKSPIDIQKGKLHGSIDVGLSVMSIKKRARRIDLDTEEHIYHLKVKSPDVFDAWVCKLRHHRLYRQNEIVRSPRDASLRTFPPPGGIDSPQTTPASAHEPKQQVKPSSLPWQPSVPCTTSLPMSYSNGQSKVAAWLQESEEMDKCAEELAHCQSSLMELTQLLQSLEILQRTQSAPSFTDMQSNCVDLSKKDKRVSRRWRTKSVSKDTKVQLQVPLRTNMSQIRLHASNPNLCAELADYQTSVTRLTDGIECASDYIKLQEDFCIIAQKVHSLLKSAFNTVAIEKEKIKQVLSEQELSNQSSQIMTLRHSLSQALSQNAELKTRLNRIHSESVLSEQVVSVNIISSPDEASEQIHVGIPLTQQASNESRLSMSESISEFFDAQEVLLSASSSENEGSDDESYISDVSDNISEDNASVTDNVSRQMPNGDVAGGVFRNGRRTCLPAPSPDASNINLWNILRNNIGKDLSKVAMPVELNEPLNALQHMCEELEYTELLDKAAETDDPYERMALVAAFAVSAYSSTYYRAGSKPFNPILGETYECIREDKGFRFFSEQVSHHPPVSACHCESKNFTFWQDVRWKNKFWGKSMEILPIGTVNVMLPSYGDHYEWNKVTTCVHNILSGRRWIEHYGEITIRNTKSSACLCKLTFIKGNYWSSNVNEVQGFVMDQEGKVVHRLFGKWHEGLYCGVPPSAKCIWRPGSMPTDYELYYGFTRFAIELNELCPEMKEVLPPTDARFRPDQRFLEEGKLELAAAEKQRIEELQRARRKWHEESNTKHQPRFFRKIVDLNQREKWVSNNTYWELRKDPGFHKLENLQLW, translated from the exons ATGTCACACCACCATTCGCGAGGTCACCAGGGTCGCGCTGCTAGCATGGAGGAGAGGTGTGCCACGCCTGTCCATAAGAGctccacacccacacacaagagcgcctcctcttcctcctcctcacaGAGGGACAGCAGACAG GAGGCTGACAGCTGGGAGATCATCGAGGGGTTGAAGATTGGCCAGACGAATGTCCAGAGACCTGATAAGCATGAGGGATTTATGCTGAAAAAGAGGAAATGGCCTTTGAAGGGCTGGCACAAG AGATTCTTTGTTCTGGATAATGGGATATTGAAGTACTCCAAGTCCCCCATAGAT ATTCAGAAAGGAAAACTGCATGGCAGTATAGACGTCGGCCTGTCTGTCATGTCGATAAAGAAGAGAGCCAGACGCATAGACTTGGATACAGAGGAGCACATTTATCATCTGAAG GTGAAGTCTCCGGATGTGTTTGACGCCTGGGTGTGTAAGCTGCGTCATCATCGTCTGTACAGACAGAATGAGATTGTGCGTTCGCCTCGTGATGCCAGCTTACGCACCTTCCCTCCTCCTGGCGGTATAGATTCACCGCAGACAACGCCAGCGTCTGCTCACGAACCCAAG CAGCAGGTAAAGCCCAGCTCTCTGCCCTGGCAGCCATCTGTGCCCTGCACCACCAGCCTACCGATGTCCTACAGTAACGGTCAGAGCAAGGTGGCAGCATGGCTACAAGAGTCCGAGGAGATGGACAAGTGTGCCGAGG agCTTGCTCATTGTCAGTCCAGTTTGATGGAGCTGACTCAGTTGCTGCAAAGTTTGGAAATCCTACAGAGAACACAGTCAGCACCAAGCTTCACAGATatgcag AGTAATTGTGTAGATTTATCAAAGAAAGACAAGCGAGTCAGCAGAAGATGGAGAACAAAAAGTGTCAGCAAAGACACAAAAGTGCAACTGCAG GTACCTCTGAGAACAAACATGTCACAAATACGTCTTCATGCCTCAAACCCGAATCTGTGCGCAGAACTAGCCGACTACCAAACCTCGGTCACCCGTCTGACCGATGGCATTGAGTGTGCCAGTGATTACATCAAACTGCAAGAGGACTTTTGCATCATTGCTCAGAAAG TGCACTCACTGCTGAAGTCTGCCTTCAACACTGTTGCTATTGAGAAGGAGAAGATCAAGCAAGTGCTGTCAGAGCAGGAGCTCTCCAACCAATCATCTCAGATCATGACCCTGAGACACTCTCTATCGCAG GCGCTGTCCCAGAACGCAGAGCTGAAGACTCGCCTGAATCGGATCCACTCTGAGTCTGTGTTGTCAGAGCAGGTGGTCAGTGTTAACATCATCAGCAGCCCTGATGAG GCAAGTGAGCAGATCCATGTTGGGATACCTCTCACCCAACAGGCCTCCAATGAGAGCAGACTCTCCATGTCAGAATCCATCTCGGAGTTCTTTGATGCTCAGGAAGTGCTGCTTTCAGCCAGCTCATCTGAGAATGAG GGCTCTGATGATGAGTCTTACATCAGTGATGTGAGTGATAACATTTCAGAGGACAATGCCAGCGTTACAGATAATGTTTCCAGACAAA TGCCGAACGGAGATGTTGCCGGGGGCGTTTTTCGAAACGGGAggcgtacatgtctgcctgctCCGTCCCCTGACGCTTCCAATATTAACCTGTGGAATATTCTGAGGAACAACATCGGTAAAGACTTGTCTAAGGTGGCCATGCCTGTGGAGCTGAACGAGCCTCTTAACGCTCTGCAGCACATGTGTGAGGAGCTGGAGTACACCGAGCTGCTGGACAAAGCAGCTGAGACTGATGACCCATACGAACGCATG GCGCTGGTAGCTGCGTTTGCTGTCTCAGCATACTCCTCAACATACTACCGCGCAGGCAGCAAGCCCTTTAACCCCATACTGGGAGAGACGTACGAATGTATCCGAGAAGACAAGGGCTTCCGTTTCTTCTCTGAACAG GTGAGCCACCACCCCCCGGTGTCTGCCTGCCACTGTGAGTCCAAAAACTTCACCTTCTGGCAAG ATGTCAGGTGGAAGAATAAGTTCTGGGGGAAGTCCATGGAAATCCTCCCCATTGGCACTGTCAACGTCATGCTTCCCAG CTATGGTGACCATTATGAGTGGAATAAAGTGACCACATGTGTTCACAACATTCTGAGTGGTAGAAGGTGGATCGAGCACTATGGAGAGATCACGATCCGAAACACTAAGAGTAGCGCCTGCCTCTGCAAACTCACTTTCATTAAG GGCAACTACTGGAGTTCCAATGTGAATGAGGTGCAGGGCTTTGTGATGGACCAGGAAGGGAAGGTGGTCCACAGGCTCTTTGGGAAATGGCACGAAGGTCTTTACTGTGGTGTTCCACCCTCTGCTAAGTGTATCTGGAGACCAG GCTCGATGCCCACCGACTATGAGCTCTACTACGGCTTTACCAGGTTTGCTATTGAGCTGAATGAGCTTTGTCCGGAGATGAAGGAGGTGCTGCCACCTACAGATGCTCGCTTTCGACCAGACCAGAG GTTTCTGGAAGAGGGAAAGCTGGAGTTAGCTGCAGCGGAGAAACAGAGGATTGAGGAGCTTCAGCGGGCGAGGAGGAAATGGCACGAAGAAAGCAACACTAAACACCAGCCACGCTtttttag
- the osbpl6 gene encoding oxysterol-binding protein-related protein 6 isoform X4: protein MSHHHSRGHQGRAASMEERCATPVHKSSTPTHKSASSSSSSQRDSRQEADSWEIIEGLKIGQTNVQRPDKHEGFMLKKRKWPLKGWHKRFFVLDNGILKYSKSPIDIQKGKLHGSIDVGLSVMSIKKRARRIDLDTEEHIYHLKVKSPDVFDAWVCKLRHHRLYRQNEIVRSPRDASLRTFPPPGGIDSPQTTPASAHEPKQQVKPSSLPWQPSVPCTTSLPMSYSNGQSKVAAWLQESEEMDKCAEELAHCQSSLMELTQLLQSLEILQRTQSAPSFTDMQVPLRTNMSQIRLHASNPNLCAELADYQTSVTRLTDGIECASDYIKLQEDFCIIAQKVHSLLKSAFNTVAIEKEKIKQVLSEQELSNQSSQIMTLRHSLSQALSQNAELKTRLNRIHSESVLSEQVVSVNIISSPDEASEQIHVGIPLTQQASNESRLSMSESISEFFDAQEVLLSASSSENEGSDDESYISDVSDNISEDNASVTDNVSRQMPNGDVAGGVFRNGRRTCLPAPSPDASNINLWNILRNNIGKDLSKVAMPVELNEPLNALQHMCEELEYTELLDKAAETDDPYERMALVAAFAVSAYSSTYYRAGSKPFNPILGETYECIREDKGFRFFSEQVSHHPPVSACHCESKNFTFWQDVRWKNKFWGKSMEILPIGTVNVMLPSYGDHYEWNKVTTCVHNILSGRRWIEHYGEITIRNTKSSACLCKLTFIKGNYWSSNVNEVQGFVMDQEGKVVHRLFGKWHEGLYCGVPPSAKCIWRPGSMPTDYELYYGFTRFAIELNELCPEMKEVLPPTDARFRPDQRFLEEGKLELAAAEKQRIEELQRARRKWHEESNTKHQPRFFRKIVDLNQREKWVSNNTYWELRKDPGFHKLENLQLW, encoded by the exons ATGTCACACCACCATTCGCGAGGTCACCAGGGTCGCGCTGCTAGCATGGAGGAGAGGTGTGCCACGCCTGTCCATAAGAGctccacacccacacacaagagcgcctcctcttcctcctcctcacaGAGGGACAGCAGACAG GAGGCTGACAGCTGGGAGATCATCGAGGGGTTGAAGATTGGCCAGACGAATGTCCAGAGACCTGATAAGCATGAGGGATTTATGCTGAAAAAGAGGAAATGGCCTTTGAAGGGCTGGCACAAG AGATTCTTTGTTCTGGATAATGGGATATTGAAGTACTCCAAGTCCCCCATAGAT ATTCAGAAAGGAAAACTGCATGGCAGTATAGACGTCGGCCTGTCTGTCATGTCGATAAAGAAGAGAGCCAGACGCATAGACTTGGATACAGAGGAGCACATTTATCATCTGAAG GTGAAGTCTCCGGATGTGTTTGACGCCTGGGTGTGTAAGCTGCGTCATCATCGTCTGTACAGACAGAATGAGATTGTGCGTTCGCCTCGTGATGCCAGCTTACGCACCTTCCCTCCTCCTGGCGGTATAGATTCACCGCAGACAACGCCAGCGTCTGCTCACGAACCCAAG CAGCAGGTAAAGCCCAGCTCTCTGCCCTGGCAGCCATCTGTGCCCTGCACCACCAGCCTACCGATGTCCTACAGTAACGGTCAGAGCAAGGTGGCAGCATGGCTACAAGAGTCCGAGGAGATGGACAAGTGTGCCGAGG agCTTGCTCATTGTCAGTCCAGTTTGATGGAGCTGACTCAGTTGCTGCAAAGTTTGGAAATCCTACAGAGAACACAGTCAGCACCAAGCTTCACAGATatgcag GTACCTCTGAGAACAAACATGTCACAAATACGTCTTCATGCCTCAAACCCGAATCTGTGCGCAGAACTAGCCGACTACCAAACCTCGGTCACCCGTCTGACCGATGGCATTGAGTGTGCCAGTGATTACATCAAACTGCAAGAGGACTTTTGCATCATTGCTCAGAAAG TGCACTCACTGCTGAAGTCTGCCTTCAACACTGTTGCTATTGAGAAGGAGAAGATCAAGCAAGTGCTGTCAGAGCAGGAGCTCTCCAACCAATCATCTCAGATCATGACCCTGAGACACTCTCTATCGCAG GCGCTGTCCCAGAACGCAGAGCTGAAGACTCGCCTGAATCGGATCCACTCTGAGTCTGTGTTGTCAGAGCAGGTGGTCAGTGTTAACATCATCAGCAGCCCTGATGAG GCAAGTGAGCAGATCCATGTTGGGATACCTCTCACCCAACAGGCCTCCAATGAGAGCAGACTCTCCATGTCAGAATCCATCTCGGAGTTCTTTGATGCTCAGGAAGTGCTGCTTTCAGCCAGCTCATCTGAGAATGAG GGCTCTGATGATGAGTCTTACATCAGTGATGTGAGTGATAACATTTCAGAGGACAATGCCAGCGTTACAGATAATGTTTCCAGACAAA TGCCGAACGGAGATGTTGCCGGGGGCGTTTTTCGAAACGGGAggcgtacatgtctgcctgctCCGTCCCCTGACGCTTCCAATATTAACCTGTGGAATATTCTGAGGAACAACATCGGTAAAGACTTGTCTAAGGTGGCCATGCCTGTGGAGCTGAACGAGCCTCTTAACGCTCTGCAGCACATGTGTGAGGAGCTGGAGTACACCGAGCTGCTGGACAAAGCAGCTGAGACTGATGACCCATACGAACGCATG GCGCTGGTAGCTGCGTTTGCTGTCTCAGCATACTCCTCAACATACTACCGCGCAGGCAGCAAGCCCTTTAACCCCATACTGGGAGAGACGTACGAATGTATCCGAGAAGACAAGGGCTTCCGTTTCTTCTCTGAACAG GTGAGCCACCACCCCCCGGTGTCTGCCTGCCACTGTGAGTCCAAAAACTTCACCTTCTGGCAAG ATGTCAGGTGGAAGAATAAGTTCTGGGGGAAGTCCATGGAAATCCTCCCCATTGGCACTGTCAACGTCATGCTTCCCAG CTATGGTGACCATTATGAGTGGAATAAAGTGACCACATGTGTTCACAACATTCTGAGTGGTAGAAGGTGGATCGAGCACTATGGAGAGATCACGATCCGAAACACTAAGAGTAGCGCCTGCCTCTGCAAACTCACTTTCATTAAG GGCAACTACTGGAGTTCCAATGTGAATGAGGTGCAGGGCTTTGTGATGGACCAGGAAGGGAAGGTGGTCCACAGGCTCTTTGGGAAATGGCACGAAGGTCTTTACTGTGGTGTTCCACCCTCTGCTAAGTGTATCTGGAGACCAG GCTCGATGCCCACCGACTATGAGCTCTACTACGGCTTTACCAGGTTTGCTATTGAGCTGAATGAGCTTTGTCCGGAGATGAAGGAGGTGCTGCCACCTACAGATGCTCGCTTTCGACCAGACCAGAG GTTTCTGGAAGAGGGAAAGCTGGAGTTAGCTGCAGCGGAGAAACAGAGGATTGAGGAGCTTCAGCGGGCGAGGAGGAAATGGCACGAAGAAAGCAACACTAAACACCAGCCACGCTtttttag
- the osbpl6 gene encoding oxysterol-binding protein-related protein 6 isoform X2, producing the protein MSHHHSRGHQGRAASMEERCATPVHKSSTPTHKSASSSSSSQRDSRQEADSWEIIEGLKIGQTNVQRPDKHEGFMLKKRKWPLKGWHKRFFVLDNGILKYSKSPIDIQKGKLHGSIDVGLSVMSIKKRARRIDLDTEEHIYHLKVKSPDVFDAWVCKLRHHRLYRQNEIVRSPRDASLRTFPPPGGIDSPQTTPASAHEPKQVKPSSLPWQPSVPCTTSLPMSYSNGQSKVAAWLQESEEMDKCAEELAHCQSSLMELTQLLQSLEILQRTQSAPSFTDMQSNCVDLSKKDKRVSRRWRTKSVSKDTKVQLQVPLRTNMSQIRLHASNPNLCAELADYQTSVTRLTDGIECASDYIKLQEDFCIIAQKVHSLLKSAFNTVAIEKEKIKQVLSEQELSNQSSQIMTLRHSLSQALSQNAELKTRLNRIHSESVLSEQVVSVNIISSPDEASEQIHVGIPLTQQASNESRLSMSESISEFFDAQEVLLSASSSENEGSDDESYISDVSDNISEDNASVTDNVSRQMPNGDVAGGVFRNGRRTCLPAPSPDASNINLWNILRNNIGKDLSKVAMPVELNEPLNALQHMCEELEYTELLDKAAETDDPYERMALVAAFAVSAYSSTYYRAGSKPFNPILGETYECIREDKGFRFFSEQVSHHPPVSACHCESKNFTFWQDVRWKNKFWGKSMEILPIGTVNVMLPSYGDHYEWNKVTTCVHNILSGRRWIEHYGEITIRNTKSSACLCKLTFIKGNYWSSNVNEVQGFVMDQEGKVVHRLFGKWHEGLYCGVPPSAKCIWRPGSMPTDYELYYGFTRFAIELNELCPEMKEVLPPTDARFRPDQRFLEEGKLELAAAEKQRIEELQRARRKWHEESNTKHQPRFFRKIVDLNQREKWVSNNTYWELRKDPGFHKLENLQLW; encoded by the exons ATGTCACACCACCATTCGCGAGGTCACCAGGGTCGCGCTGCTAGCATGGAGGAGAGGTGTGCCACGCCTGTCCATAAGAGctccacacccacacacaagagcgcctcctcttcctcctcctcacaGAGGGACAGCAGACAG GAGGCTGACAGCTGGGAGATCATCGAGGGGTTGAAGATTGGCCAGACGAATGTCCAGAGACCTGATAAGCATGAGGGATTTATGCTGAAAAAGAGGAAATGGCCTTTGAAGGGCTGGCACAAG AGATTCTTTGTTCTGGATAATGGGATATTGAAGTACTCCAAGTCCCCCATAGAT ATTCAGAAAGGAAAACTGCATGGCAGTATAGACGTCGGCCTGTCTGTCATGTCGATAAAGAAGAGAGCCAGACGCATAGACTTGGATACAGAGGAGCACATTTATCATCTGAAG GTGAAGTCTCCGGATGTGTTTGACGCCTGGGTGTGTAAGCTGCGTCATCATCGTCTGTACAGACAGAATGAGATTGTGCGTTCGCCTCGTGATGCCAGCTTACGCACCTTCCCTCCTCCTGGCGGTATAGATTCACCGCAGACAACGCCAGCGTCTGCTCACGAACCCAAG CAGGTAAAGCCCAGCTCTCTGCCCTGGCAGCCATCTGTGCCCTGCACCACCAGCCTACCGATGTCCTACAGTAACGGTCAGAGCAAGGTGGCAGCATGGCTACAAGAGTCCGAGGAGATGGACAAGTGTGCCGAGG agCTTGCTCATTGTCAGTCCAGTTTGATGGAGCTGACTCAGTTGCTGCAAAGTTTGGAAATCCTACAGAGAACACAGTCAGCACCAAGCTTCACAGATatgcag AGTAATTGTGTAGATTTATCAAAGAAAGACAAGCGAGTCAGCAGAAGATGGAGAACAAAAAGTGTCAGCAAAGACACAAAAGTGCAACTGCAG GTACCTCTGAGAACAAACATGTCACAAATACGTCTTCATGCCTCAAACCCGAATCTGTGCGCAGAACTAGCCGACTACCAAACCTCGGTCACCCGTCTGACCGATGGCATTGAGTGTGCCAGTGATTACATCAAACTGCAAGAGGACTTTTGCATCATTGCTCAGAAAG TGCACTCACTGCTGAAGTCTGCCTTCAACACTGTTGCTATTGAGAAGGAGAAGATCAAGCAAGTGCTGTCAGAGCAGGAGCTCTCCAACCAATCATCTCAGATCATGACCCTGAGACACTCTCTATCGCAG GCGCTGTCCCAGAACGCAGAGCTGAAGACTCGCCTGAATCGGATCCACTCTGAGTCTGTGTTGTCAGAGCAGGTGGTCAGTGTTAACATCATCAGCAGCCCTGATGAG GCAAGTGAGCAGATCCATGTTGGGATACCTCTCACCCAACAGGCCTCCAATGAGAGCAGACTCTCCATGTCAGAATCCATCTCGGAGTTCTTTGATGCTCAGGAAGTGCTGCTTTCAGCCAGCTCATCTGAGAATGAG GGCTCTGATGATGAGTCTTACATCAGTGATGTGAGTGATAACATTTCAGAGGACAATGCCAGCGTTACAGATAATGTTTCCAGACAAA TGCCGAACGGAGATGTTGCCGGGGGCGTTTTTCGAAACGGGAggcgtacatgtctgcctgctCCGTCCCCTGACGCTTCCAATATTAACCTGTGGAATATTCTGAGGAACAACATCGGTAAAGACTTGTCTAAGGTGGCCATGCCTGTGGAGCTGAACGAGCCTCTTAACGCTCTGCAGCACATGTGTGAGGAGCTGGAGTACACCGAGCTGCTGGACAAAGCAGCTGAGACTGATGACCCATACGAACGCATG GCGCTGGTAGCTGCGTTTGCTGTCTCAGCATACTCCTCAACATACTACCGCGCAGGCAGCAAGCCCTTTAACCCCATACTGGGAGAGACGTACGAATGTATCCGAGAAGACAAGGGCTTCCGTTTCTTCTCTGAACAG GTGAGCCACCACCCCCCGGTGTCTGCCTGCCACTGTGAGTCCAAAAACTTCACCTTCTGGCAAG ATGTCAGGTGGAAGAATAAGTTCTGGGGGAAGTCCATGGAAATCCTCCCCATTGGCACTGTCAACGTCATGCTTCCCAG CTATGGTGACCATTATGAGTGGAATAAAGTGACCACATGTGTTCACAACATTCTGAGTGGTAGAAGGTGGATCGAGCACTATGGAGAGATCACGATCCGAAACACTAAGAGTAGCGCCTGCCTCTGCAAACTCACTTTCATTAAG GGCAACTACTGGAGTTCCAATGTGAATGAGGTGCAGGGCTTTGTGATGGACCAGGAAGGGAAGGTGGTCCACAGGCTCTTTGGGAAATGGCACGAAGGTCTTTACTGTGGTGTTCCACCCTCTGCTAAGTGTATCTGGAGACCAG GCTCGATGCCCACCGACTATGAGCTCTACTACGGCTTTACCAGGTTTGCTATTGAGCTGAATGAGCTTTGTCCGGAGATGAAGGAGGTGCTGCCACCTACAGATGCTCGCTTTCGACCAGACCAGAG GTTTCTGGAAGAGGGAAAGCTGGAGTTAGCTGCAGCGGAGAAACAGAGGATTGAGGAGCTTCAGCGGGCGAGGAGGAAATGGCACGAAGAAAGCAACACTAAACACCAGCCACGCTtttttag
- the osbpl6 gene encoding oxysterol-binding protein-related protein 6 isoform X3 encodes MSHHHSRGHQGRAASMEERCATPVHKSSTPTHKSASSSSSSQRDSRQEADSWEIIEGLKIGQTNVQRPDKHEGFMLKKRKWPLKGWHKRFFVLDNGILKYSKSPIDKGKLHGSIDVGLSVMSIKKRARRIDLDTEEHIYHLKVKSPDVFDAWVCKLRHHRLYRQNEIVRSPRDASLRTFPPPGGIDSPQTTPASAHEPKQQVKPSSLPWQPSVPCTTSLPMSYSNGQSKVAAWLQESEEMDKCAEELAHCQSSLMELTQLLQSLEILQRTQSAPSFTDMQSNCVDLSKKDKRVSRRWRTKSVSKDTKVQLQVPLRTNMSQIRLHASNPNLCAELADYQTSVTRLTDGIECASDYIKLQEDFCIIAQKVHSLLKSAFNTVAIEKEKIKQVLSEQELSNQSSQIMTLRHSLSQALSQNAELKTRLNRIHSESVLSEQVVSVNIISSPDEASEQIHVGIPLTQQASNESRLSMSESISEFFDAQEVLLSASSSENEGSDDESYISDVSDNISEDNASVTDNVSRQMPNGDVAGGVFRNGRRTCLPAPSPDASNINLWNILRNNIGKDLSKVAMPVELNEPLNALQHMCEELEYTELLDKAAETDDPYERMALVAAFAVSAYSSTYYRAGSKPFNPILGETYECIREDKGFRFFSEQVSHHPPVSACHCESKNFTFWQDVRWKNKFWGKSMEILPIGTVNVMLPSYGDHYEWNKVTTCVHNILSGRRWIEHYGEITIRNTKSSACLCKLTFIKGNYWSSNVNEVQGFVMDQEGKVVHRLFGKWHEGLYCGVPPSAKCIWRPGSMPTDYELYYGFTRFAIELNELCPEMKEVLPPTDARFRPDQRFLEEGKLELAAAEKQRIEELQRARRKWHEESNTKHQPRFFRKIVDLNQREKWVSNNTYWELRKDPGFHKLENLQLW; translated from the exons ATGTCACACCACCATTCGCGAGGTCACCAGGGTCGCGCTGCTAGCATGGAGGAGAGGTGTGCCACGCCTGTCCATAAGAGctccacacccacacacaagagcgcctcctcttcctcctcctcacaGAGGGACAGCAGACAG GAGGCTGACAGCTGGGAGATCATCGAGGGGTTGAAGATTGGCCAGACGAATGTCCAGAGACCTGATAAGCATGAGGGATTTATGCTGAAAAAGAGGAAATGGCCTTTGAAGGGCTGGCACAAG AGATTCTTTGTTCTGGATAATGGGATATTGAAGTACTCCAAGTCCCCCATAGAT AAAGGAAAACTGCATGGCAGTATAGACGTCGGCCTGTCTGTCATGTCGATAAAGAAGAGAGCCAGACGCATAGACTTGGATACAGAGGAGCACATTTATCATCTGAAG GTGAAGTCTCCGGATGTGTTTGACGCCTGGGTGTGTAAGCTGCGTCATCATCGTCTGTACAGACAGAATGAGATTGTGCGTTCGCCTCGTGATGCCAGCTTACGCACCTTCCCTCCTCCTGGCGGTATAGATTCACCGCAGACAACGCCAGCGTCTGCTCACGAACCCAAG CAGCAGGTAAAGCCCAGCTCTCTGCCCTGGCAGCCATCTGTGCCCTGCACCACCAGCCTACCGATGTCCTACAGTAACGGTCAGAGCAAGGTGGCAGCATGGCTACAAGAGTCCGAGGAGATGGACAAGTGTGCCGAGG agCTTGCTCATTGTCAGTCCAGTTTGATGGAGCTGACTCAGTTGCTGCAAAGTTTGGAAATCCTACAGAGAACACAGTCAGCACCAAGCTTCACAGATatgcag AGTAATTGTGTAGATTTATCAAAGAAAGACAAGCGAGTCAGCAGAAGATGGAGAACAAAAAGTGTCAGCAAAGACACAAAAGTGCAACTGCAG GTACCTCTGAGAACAAACATGTCACAAATACGTCTTCATGCCTCAAACCCGAATCTGTGCGCAGAACTAGCCGACTACCAAACCTCGGTCACCCGTCTGACCGATGGCATTGAGTGTGCCAGTGATTACATCAAACTGCAAGAGGACTTTTGCATCATTGCTCAGAAAG TGCACTCACTGCTGAAGTCTGCCTTCAACACTGTTGCTATTGAGAAGGAGAAGATCAAGCAAGTGCTGTCAGAGCAGGAGCTCTCCAACCAATCATCTCAGATCATGACCCTGAGACACTCTCTATCGCAG GCGCTGTCCCAGAACGCAGAGCTGAAGACTCGCCTGAATCGGATCCACTCTGAGTCTGTGTTGTCAGAGCAGGTGGTCAGTGTTAACATCATCAGCAGCCCTGATGAG GCAAGTGAGCAGATCCATGTTGGGATACCTCTCACCCAACAGGCCTCCAATGAGAGCAGACTCTCCATGTCAGAATCCATCTCGGAGTTCTTTGATGCTCAGGAAGTGCTGCTTTCAGCCAGCTCATCTGAGAATGAG GGCTCTGATGATGAGTCTTACATCAGTGATGTGAGTGATAACATTTCAGAGGACAATGCCAGCGTTACAGATAATGTTTCCAGACAAA TGCCGAACGGAGATGTTGCCGGGGGCGTTTTTCGAAACGGGAggcgtacatgtctgcctgctCCGTCCCCTGACGCTTCCAATATTAACCTGTGGAATATTCTGAGGAACAACATCGGTAAAGACTTGTCTAAGGTGGCCATGCCTGTGGAGCTGAACGAGCCTCTTAACGCTCTGCAGCACATGTGTGAGGAGCTGGAGTACACCGAGCTGCTGGACAAAGCAGCTGAGACTGATGACCCATACGAACGCATG GCGCTGGTAGCTGCGTTTGCTGTCTCAGCATACTCCTCAACATACTACCGCGCAGGCAGCAAGCCCTTTAACCCCATACTGGGAGAGACGTACGAATGTATCCGAGAAGACAAGGGCTTCCGTTTCTTCTCTGAACAG GTGAGCCACCACCCCCCGGTGTCTGCCTGCCACTGTGAGTCCAAAAACTTCACCTTCTGGCAAG ATGTCAGGTGGAAGAATAAGTTCTGGGGGAAGTCCATGGAAATCCTCCCCATTGGCACTGTCAACGTCATGCTTCCCAG CTATGGTGACCATTATGAGTGGAATAAAGTGACCACATGTGTTCACAACATTCTGAGTGGTAGAAGGTGGATCGAGCACTATGGAGAGATCACGATCCGAAACACTAAGAGTAGCGCCTGCCTCTGCAAACTCACTTTCATTAAG GGCAACTACTGGAGTTCCAATGTGAATGAGGTGCAGGGCTTTGTGATGGACCAGGAAGGGAAGGTGGTCCACAGGCTCTTTGGGAAATGGCACGAAGGTCTTTACTGTGGTGTTCCACCCTCTGCTAAGTGTATCTGGAGACCAG GCTCGATGCCCACCGACTATGAGCTCTACTACGGCTTTACCAGGTTTGCTATTGAGCTGAATGAGCTTTGTCCGGAGATGAAGGAGGTGCTGCCACCTACAGATGCTCGCTTTCGACCAGACCAGAG GTTTCTGGAAGAGGGAAAGCTGGAGTTAGCTGCAGCGGAGAAACAGAGGATTGAGGAGCTTCAGCGGGCGAGGAGGAAATGGCACGAAGAAAGCAACACTAAACACCAGCCACGCTtttttag